AAGAGGAAGAAGAAACGGAAACCGAAAATTATAACGAATCTGACATAGGAGAGCTGGATAAAGATCCGAATGCATATGACAAAGACGATAGCGAAATGTTATAAAGCGTCAATTTCATTATTTAAATAAAGATGAACCACAATACTTACAAAAGTAAATGGATCTGACGCCGTAGAAATGGTTTAAATATGATTAAAGGCAAAGAAAATTAACCGTTTACCACTTCCCCACCATTTACATGGATTACCTGCCCTGTTATAAATGATGCATCATCTGAAGCCAGGAACACATAAGATGGCCCAAGTTCTGAGGGCTGGCCTGCCCTTTCCATGGCCGTTTCAGACCCAAATGATTTAATCTTTTTTTCATCAAAAGTAGATACAATGAGTGGTGTCCACACGGGTCCGGGTGCCACGGCATTAACCCGGATACCTGTTTTGGCTAAATTTGTAGCGAGCGAACGCGTAAAAGAAGTTATTGCTCCTTTTGTTGAAGAGTAATCGATTAGATTTGGCGAAGAACGATAAGCCGTTACCGAGGTGGTATTGATAATGGTATCGCCTGCATGAAAATACTCCAATACCTCATGTGCAAAGTAAAAATAGCCAAATATATTTGTACGGAAGGTATCTTCCAGCTGTTTATCGTCGATCTTTTTTGGATCTTTCTGCGGCACCTGCATGCCGGCATTATTTACCAAAATATTGATCTTTCCAAACTTTTTAACCGTTGTTTCTACTGCTTTTCTGCAAAATGAAGACTTTTTAACATCCCCTTTAATCAATAAACATTGTTTCCCTTCAGTTTCAACCATTTTCTGGGTTTCTTTTGCATCAATATCCTCATCCAGATAAACAATAGCTACATTGGCACCCTCCCTTGCAAAATGAACCGCTACCGAACGACCAATACCACTATCTCCACCGGTAATCAGTGCAACCTTATCATTTAGTTTCGCCGCTCCTTTATAGTCTGCTTTAATTACTTCAGGTCTTGGATTCATCTTCACCTCTATCCCTGGTTGTTTGTTTTGCTTGGCAGGTGTTTTTTGAGTTTTCATCGTTTCTTTTATCAAATTAAGTTTCACAACACTGCCAATTAAACAAGAATACCATCTTCAAAGTTTTAAGAACCTCAACCTTATCTATTAAAACACAAACCAATTTGGCTTAATATTTTGCTCATATCCGATCATTTTAAAAGCCTGCACCTCCCTAAATTAGCCTTTTAATCACTAACCAAAAGAAACCACACAATGAAAAAAACAATTTTATCAGCTTTATTGATGTTAAGCCTAATTTTACCTGGCTATGCTCAAAAACGCTTGGGTAATGAAACTGCCGCCCAAAAAACCAAAAGAATGGAATGGTGGACGGATGCCCGCTTTGGCATGTTTATCCACTGGGGCCTGTATGCATTGCCAGCCCGCCACGAGTGGGTAAGAAATTACGAACACATTACCAACGAAAACTATCAAAAATACTTTGATCAGTTTAATCCGGATTTATTTAACCCTAAAAAATGGGCCAGAGAAGCTAAAGAAGCAGGCATGAAATATGCAGTGTTAACGACCAAACACCATGAAGGTTTTACTTTATTTGACAGCAAATACACTGACTATAAAGCAACAAATACACAGGCCAAAAGAGATTTGGTTAAAGAATTCGTTGAGGCTTTCCGTGCCGAGGGTATAAAAGTAGGCTTCTACTATTCGCTGATTGATTGGCACCACCCCGATTTTCCTGTTGATAGGTACCATCCTTTAAGACCTGATAAAGACGATGAGGATCAGTATGCGGCATTGAACAAAAACAGAGATATAGCCAAATACCGTAAGTACTTATACGATCAGGTAACCGAACTACTTACCAAATACGGCAAAATCGACATTCTTTGGGCCGATTTTTCATATCCTGGCAAACATGGTAAAGGCCGTGATGATTGGGGTTCGGTAGAATTGCTTAAACAGATTAGAAAACTGCAGCCACAAATTATTGTAGATAACCGCCTAGATCTTAATGATTATGAAGATGGTACAGATTTCGAAACACCAGAACAGGTTAGTCCGAAAGAATTAGAAAAATACCGCGGTAAAGTTTGGGAAACCTGCCAAACATTTTCAGGCTCATGGGGATATCACCGTGATGAAAATACCTGGAAAAGCAACAGGAAGTTATTAGATCTGTTGATTACTTCGGTAGCCAATGGAGGCAATTTATTATTAAATGTTGGGCCTACAGCGCGTGGTGAGTTTGATAACAGGGCAAACATTGCTTTAGATAGCCTAGGCCTTTGGATGCACGCCAATTCAAAATCTATTTACCACTGCACTTTCGCGCCAACCGAATTTAAAGCGCCTGAAGGAGTAAAACTCACTTACAATAACGATACTAAAAAACTATATATGCATTTGTTCGAATATCCAAATACGGGCTACATTACGCTGGATGGGTATAAAGATAAGGCGAAATATGCGCAGTTTTTACACGATAACTCCGAAATACAGATTGATACCCAAAAATCAACTGGAAACACACTGGTATTAAAATTACCAAAGAAAAAACCCGACTTCGAAATCCCGGTAATCGAACTGACCTTAAATTAATCTACCCATATTAAATTGGCCTGCAAGTTAAACCTTGCGGGCTTTTTTATTTTAAGTGGAAGTTAAATCCTCCATTATTTAACCACTAAGGCACAAAAAACATAAAGGTTGTTTTTTTAAAATAATCAATCTTATATTCCAGACTTCTGGCTACCTCCCTATTCACTATGCTGATAAAAGTTCTCCTTGATTTAAGTTCGCATAAGCTTTAGCCTGCACCACATTCCCTATAATAATAATAGCCGGATATGTTAATTCCGCTTGTTCTGCAGATTCCTGTAAACTTTTCACCGAACATACCACTTGTTTTTGGTTGGGTAAGGTAGCATGTTGAATAATTGCCGCAGGCATATCACCTAAACCCGCATCGCAATAAGCTTTAGAGATTTCGCCAACTTTTTTCATACCCATATATATAACAACTGTAGCCGAACTTTTCATGGCGCATTTTAGATCGTTAGTTAAACTTCCGTCCTTCTTGGTCCCGGTAAGTATCCAAACACTCTCACTAATTCCACGGTGCGTTAAAGGCACATCTATAAAACCTGCACCCTGCACACTGCTGATACCTGGAATGTAATGGCATTTAATCCCTCTAGCCTCCGCATAAATCAATTCTTCGAATCCTCTACCAAAAATAAAAGGATCTCCTCCCTTTAAACGTACAACAACCTGATAATTTTGGGCATTTTCGACAATTAATTCATTTATTTTCTCTTGTGGCGTGTATTTTCCGTAGGGTTGCTTACCAACATAGATCATTTTACATGTTTTAGGAGCAATTTCTAGTAATTTTTCATTACTTAAGTTATCATAAAGAACAACATCAGCTCTTTTTAACACATTAAAAGCCTTCATAGTGATCAATTCCGGATCTCCAGGACCTCCACCCATTATAAAAAGTCCAAAATCAGCAGTTTTTTGATTCATAATTTTAATGATTTAACTATTTAAGTATAAAAGTGATGAAAATTTATTAAAAAATTAAATATTTTATGATAAAAATCACACAAAATAAACTTTTAATATAATTAAACCATATATTTGACTATCAAAAATCATATAATTATTAAATTATTAATTTTTAAAACGATTATTTAATATAAAAACACACCAAAACAAATAATCAAAAATAAAAAACAACCAAAAGAAACTAAAATCACTAAACACCTTTAAGATTTATGAAAGAACCACAAATAATCGTAATAGGAAATGGAATGGTGGGATATAAATTCTGCGAAAAGCTTAGATCAAAAACTTCTTCTTTTAATCTTATTGTTTTTGGAGAAGAACCCGAAGAGCTTACGATCGTGTGCATTTAAGTGAATATTTTAATGGCAAAACAGCCGAAGACCTCTCTCTTTCTACAGAAAACTGGTATCAGGAACAAAATATTACCCTATTTCTCAATAACCCGGTTACCAAAATAGATCGCGAACAGCAAAAAGTATATACAGCTAATGGTTTAGATTATAGCTACGATATTCTTGTTTTTGCTACGGGTTCTGGTGCTTTTGTGCCCAATATCCCTGGAACTGAGAAAGAAGGTGTTTTTGTTTACCGTACAATAGAAGATCTTGACCTGATTAGTAGCTATGCAAAAAAGGCCCGAACAGCTTCAGTTATTGGAGGTGGTTTATTAGGGCTCGAAGCGGCTAAGGCATTAATTGATCTGGGCATCGAAAAAACGAGTATCATTGAATTTGCACCTCGCTTAATGCCTAGGCAAATTGATGCCGCTGGTAGTGATATGCTTAAATCGAAGCTCACAGATTTAGGCTTGCAGATCCACTTAAATAAAAACACGACAAGCATTGAAGGCGATGGCTCTATTACGGCATTAAAGTTTAGTGACGATACTGTTTTAGATGTTGATATGCTGGTCATCTCTGCTGGTATAAAACCACGTGATGAACTGGCAAAGGCCTGTGGCATTGAGGTTGGTCCACGCGGTGGTATTGTTGTTGATCAAAAAATGCAGACCAATGATCCAGCTGTTTTTGCCATCGGCGAATGCGCTTTATACGATGGAATGATTTATGGTTTAATTGCACCAGGTTACGAAATGGCCGAAGTATTAGCCGCAAACCTTTGCGAAGGTGATAAAGCTTTCACAGGATTTGATATGAGCACCAAACTCAAACTAATTGGCATCGATGTGGCCAGTTTTGGTGATAATTTTATTACCGAACCCGATTGCCGTACAATTATCTTCGAAAACAAACACAAAGGGGTTTATAAAAGAATAAATGTTAGTAATGACGGGCAATACCTTTTAGGAGGTATATTAATTGGAGATGCAACAGCATATAACCTGCTGTTGCAGACCTCTAATAACCGGATTGTATTGCCAGAAAACCCTGAGGAACTGATACTGGGCGCACGTGGTGGAAGCGAACCAGCAAGCGGGGCTGGAATTACAGGTTTACCAGACAGTGCACTGATCTGTAGCTGTGAAGGCGTTAGCAAGGGCGATATCTGCTCGGCAGTCGCCGATGGCTCTTGCGAAAACATCGATGACCTGAAAAAATGTACCAAAGCAGGCACAGGTTGTGGTGGCTGCTTGCCAATGGTAAAAGATTTAATGACCTATACCTTAAAATCGCAAGGCAAATATATCAAAAATGTAATTTGCGAGCATTTCAACTACAGCAGGCAGGAACTTTTCGACCTTATTCATATCCACGAATTAAAAAGTTATGATGAAGTACTGGATGCGCTAGGTAAAAACGATGGCTGTGAGGTATGTAAACCATTAGTATCATCACTCCTAGCCAGCCTTTGGAATGAAATGATCCTTAAAAAAGGAAATGATGTAGCCCAAGATAGTAACGACCGTTTTCTGGCCAACATTCAAAAAGGTGGCTCATATTCTGTAGTACCGAGGGTTCCGGGCGGCGAAATTACACCCGACAAATTGATTGTAATTGGCGAAGTAGCTAAAAAATACAACCTGTACACTAAAATCACGGGAGGTCAGCGTATAGATATGTTCGGTGCACACCTTAACGACCTTCCTATCATCTGGGAAGAATTAATTGCGGCAGGTTTTGAAAGCGGACATGCTTACGGCAAGGGCTTAAGAACCGTTAAAAGCTGCGTTGGTAGCACCTGGTGCAGATTCGGCTTACATGACAGCGTAAGTTTCGCTATCCAAATTGAAGAAAGATACAGAGGCATCCGTGCACCACATAAATTCAAATCGGCAGTAAGCGGCTGTATAAGAGAATGTGCAGAAGCCCAAAGTAAAGATTTTGGCATTATTGCCACCGAAAAAGGCTGGAATTTATATGTATGCGGAAATGGTGGAAGCAAACCGCAACACGCCCTTTTACTGGCAACAGACTTAGATAGTGAAACCTGCATTAAATACATCGATAGATTTTTGATGTTTTACATCCGCACTGCCGATCCGCTTACCAGAACTGCAACCTGGCTCAACAAAATGGAAGGCGGAATAGATTACCTGCGGAATGTAATTATCAACGATAGTTTAGGAATGGCAACCCAATGGGAAAATGAAATTGAGAAGTTAATCGCCTCATATAAATGCGAATGGAAAGAAGCAGTTGAAAACCCTGCGATCAGAAAACGCTTCTCTCATTTTGTAAATGCACCTGAAGACAAAGATCCAACTATAGAATTTGTTGAAATGCGTGGACAAAAAAGAACCGCCGAATGGAAAACAGTTTAATCAATAATCTTTACAAAGCTTATAAAACCTCAAATTATGAATGAACAATCAAATTGGCTAGCAGCCTGCCGAGTCGAGGATGCCATTGAGAATGGTGGCGTATGCGTAAAACATGGTGAAGATCAGATTGCACTTTTCTATTTCACCAGAAGAAATGAGTGGTATGCCACTCAAAATGAATGCCCGCATAAAAAGCAGATGGCATTAAGCCGCGGAATGATTGGCTCTACTACCGATGAACCTAAGGTAGCCTGCCCTTTCCACAAAAAAACATTCTCATTGAGCACTGGCGAATGTTTAAGTGGCGATGAGTGCGCAATAAAAACCTATCCTGTAAAGATAGAAAACGGAACTGTTTACATTGGTACAACACCAAAATCTTAACCTGACCTAGTAAGATTTAAACTTTTCTGATTAAAAAATTTAACCCAAACCAAACCGACATGAAAATTTCTAATTCTGTAGCCATAACAGGCTGCCTTGCACTTACCTTGTTCTTTTTTTCTGCTAAATCGCAAACTAAAGCCGTTTTATTCGATGGTACTATCGTTGCCGGATATGTTGATCATGGTGCTTTTATAAACTGTACAGGGCCCAGTATCAAATTCAGCAAAAAACCTTACACCGTTTTATTGGGATTGTTACCCAGTTTAAGAATCAAGGAAGATAAAGTGGCTGCCGGAGCGCCAAAAAATGCAGCCCTCACTCCTAACCTTGGTTTTGGCTTAACAACGGCATTTCGCCATGTGGCCTTACAGGTACCGCTATACTACAACCCTAAAACCGCAGTCAAAAATGGCGAATGGAACGTCGGCGTAGGTTTAGGCTATAAATTTTAAAAGAAACCATTTATTTATTTACGCTTAAACAGACCGTTATGACACTAAACTCTATTACCAAACCGCTAGATAAATTAAATATATTTTCGCTCAAAGGTGTTCAAATGAAAACCTTTCACATCACCTGGCTAACTTTCTTCTTTTGCTTTTTTGCCTGGTTTGGCATGGCACCTTTAATGAAGATAGCCAGAGAGCAACTTCACCTCACTAAAGATCAGGTAGGAAATATCCAAATTGCTTCAGTATCAGCTACTATTATTGCCCGTTTGCTTATCGGAAGATTGATTGATAAATTTGGCCCCAAACTCATTTACACCTGGCTTTTGGTGCTTTGCGCCATTCCGGTCCTCTTAATCGGAACCAGCCATTCTTATACTTCATTTTTGCTTTTCCGCTTAGCTATTGGCATAATCGGCGCATCATTTGTAATTACCCAATTTCACACTTCCATTATGTTTGCCTCAAACATTAAAGGAACAGCAAATGCAACAGCAGGTGGTTTTGGCAATGCAGGTGGTGGTGCCGCCAATCTATTCATGCCTTTAATCGCATCGGGCTTTACTGCTTTAGGCTTTTGTAGTACCGAAGACAGCTGGCGTTATGCTATGATTTTCCCTGGTGTAATGCTTTTAGTATGTGCATTTTTATACCATCGTTATACTTTAGATACCCCACAGGGAGATTTTAAGGATTTAAAAGACGAAAACATAAAAAGCACCAAAAACACATTTTTAATCGCCGCAAAGGATTACCGCACCTGGATTTTAACCATTGCTTACGCGGCCTGTTTTGGTGTAGAAATTACCGTAGATAACTTTGCACCAATATTTTTTACTGATTCATTCGGTGCAACAATCGCCATAGCCGGAATGGTTGCAGGTATTTTTGGCTGGATCAATGTTTTTGCCAGACCATTAGGTGGCATTGTTGCCGATAAAATTGGCAAAACATGGGGATTTGATGGCAAAACACTTTTGCTTGCCTTACTGCTATTGATAGAGGGAATCGGCTTAATCTGGTTCGCAAAATCGGGCAATATCGGGATGGCCATTTTTATGATGTTTGTATTCGGTTTAAGTTTAAAAATGGCCAATGGAGCAACATACAGCTTAGTTCCTTTCATCAATCCGCTTGCAGTTGGCAGTGTAGCAGGCATTGTAGGTGCGGGCGGAAATATTGGCGCTATGCTTATTGCCTTTATGTTTAAAGCTAAAGCTGGTCACTTTACTAAAAATATAATCGAAAACGGACATAATGTTCAAAAAGACCTGATCGATTACACCAGCGCATTTACTTTTCTCGGTTTTATCATTCTAGGAATTGGCATTGCAGTATTCATTTTCAGAACCATTATGGCACAAAAAGCAGCTGAAATAGAAGACCTGGTGCTTACCCCCAGCAAATAAACAACGTCAACAAAACCTACCTTACGAACCGATCATTTGAAAGAAGAAAAAAACATATCGCAAAATAAAACAACTACCTGCTGCTATTGCGGTGTAGGCTGTGGCATTGTGGTACACAAAGATATCCATGAGCGGATAACGGTTGAAGGAGACAAAAACCACCCTGTAAACAAAGGCATGTTGTGCAGTAAAGGCATGAATCTTCATTACACAGCGAATGACAAAAGCGACAGGCTGCTTTATCCCGAAATGCGCTATAACAAAAATATGCCCCTCCAAAGAGTAAGTTGGGATACCGCACTAGAAAGAACAGCAGCTGTTTTCAAAGCGCTTATTAAAAAATATGGCCCTGATAGCGTGGCTTTTTATGCCAGCGGACAGTGTTTAACAGAAGAATATTACGTAGTAAATAAATTAATTAAAGGATTTATCGGTAGCAATAATATCGATACCAACAGCCGCTTATGTATGAGCAGTGCGGTTGTTGGTTATAAAATGAGCTTAGGTGAAGATACCGTGCCTATTAGTTACGATGATATTGAAATTGCCGATTGTATTTTTGTTGCAGGCGCAAACCCGGCATGGTGCCATCCTATCCTGTGGCGCCGGGTTGAAGCCGCAAAGCAAAAAAATCCTGACCTAAAGATCATTGTAAGCGACCCGCGAAAAACACAAACCTGCTCGCTCGCCAATGTCCATCTGCAGCTCAATCCAGGCACCGATATTACCCTTCACCACGCCATTGGCAGATGTTTAATTGAAGATGGAAAAATCGATGCTGATTTTATCATCAACAGCACCAATGGTTATGAAAAATACCGTTCTACTGTTTTCTCAACCTCTTTAGCAGAAGCGGCAGCAACTTGCGGTGTAACAGAATATGATATTCGTTTAGCGGCATCTTACATTGGGAATGCAAAAGGTTTTATCAGCATGTGGACTATGGGGCTTAACCAAAGTGTAGTAGGCACCAATAAAAACCTTTCGTTAATCAACTTAAACCTCATTACCGGCCATATCGGTAAACCTGGAAGCGGACCATTTTCACTTACCGGACAGCCAAATGCCATGGGCGGACGAGAAGTTGGCGGCTTAAGCAATTTATTGCCTGCACACCGTGTTTTAGCTAACGAAAATCACCGGAATGAGGTTGAAAAATTTTGGCAGATCCCATTGGGAACCATTCAATCTAAACCGGGCTTAACCGCAACAGAAATGTTCGATGAGCTGAATACCGGAAAACTCAAAGCAGTATGGATTTTATGCACCAATCCTTTAATCAGTCTTCCTGATGTTCGTACAGCCGAAGAAGGATTAAAAAAAGCAAAATTTGTGGTTGTTCAGGATATTAGCAATACCGTAGAAACCTTAAAATATGCTGATGTGGTATTACCTGCAGCCGCCTGGGTAGAAAAAGAAGGTACCATGACCAATGCCGGCCGTTATATTTCTTACCTCAGCAAAGTAACAGATGCGCCTGGAGAAGCCTTAGCAGATTCAGAAATTATCTGCCGGTTTGCAAAAAAAATGGGTTATCACGGCTTCGATTTTAAAAGTGCAGGCGAAATATACAATGAGCATGCAGCCCTAACCGAAGGAACTAACATTGATATCAGTGGACTTAATTATGAGATTTTAAGAGAAAAAAGAGCCGTTCAATGGCCATATCCAAAAGCGGAAAAAGCGCTTGGAACAGCTAGATTATTTACCGATCATCAATTTTACACGCCAGATAAAAAAGCGAATATTTTATCATTTGATGATCGGAACCAATCGGAAGCTTTAACACCAGAACATCCGCTGATTTTAACCACAGGAAGAATCAGGGATCAATGGCATACCCGAAGCAAAACAGGCAAGGTAAATAAACTGAACCAACACATTAGCGAATCTTTTTTAGAAATCAACCCGGTTGATGCGGAAGCTCGGAGCATTAAGAATAATGATATCGTCGAAATTTCAAGTTTACGTGGAAATGTTCGTGTAAAAGCAAAATTTTCGGAAGATATTAAACCCGGAGTGGTTTTTATGCCCATGCACTGGGGCAAAATCTTAAATAGTGATCTAAACCGGGTGAATAACCTCACCAATAACCTGGTTGACCCACAAAGCAAAGAACCCGATTTTAAATTTAGCGCCGTAGAAGTAAAATTACATCAAAAAGTCCGGCAAAAGATTATTGTTATTGGTGCGGGGGCTGGTGCATGTGGTTTTGTTAAAAGTTACAGGGCCTTAAACACAGAAGATGATATTGATATCTTTAGTAAAGAGAATTTTCCTTTTTACAACAGGGTACTTCTCCCCGATTATATTATTGGCACTTTACCCTGGCATAGCCTCATTAAAATGAGCGATAGCGAGGAAACCGATTATAGAATTAAACTGCACCGTGGACTAGGTATCGAAAAGATCAACAAAGAGAGTAAAACCGTTATCGATAGTAACGGAGAAAGCCACCATTACGACGTCCTGCTCCTGGCCACCGGAAGCAGGGCTTTTGTGCTTAAAGACATCCCGAAACTAAACGGCATATTTACCATGCGAAGCCGTAATGATGCCGACAGTTTTAAAAAACACGTGGATACCACAAATGGAAAAGTAGTAATTGTTGGTGGCGGTTTATTGGGGATCGAATTGGCTACATCTTTGGCCGAAACAGGATCAAAAGTGACCATTATCCAGCGGATATCGAGATTAATGGGTCGCCAGTTGGATGCATTAGGTAGTCAATTACTCCATGAAGAACTGCTCAGCAAAGGCATTGAGATTTTTTACAATGATGAAGTAGACCGGATTATTGGAGAAAAAAGCATTTCAGGTATCCGTTTAAAAAGTGGTCTATTGATCGATTGCGAATCTTTGGTGATCGCAATAGGCACCGTTCCGAATACAGAACTGATTAAAGAAGCAGGCATAGAATGTAAAAGAGGTGTTGTAGTTGATGAATACCTGAGAACAAGCGAAAGAGACATTTATGCCATTGGTGAAATTGCTGAATTTAAAGGCCATATGTACGGCATCACAGCAGCAGCAGAACAACAGGCTGAAATAGTAGCGCGATTTCTTAGCGGAGACATTGCTAAATTTTACCAAGGTAGCTTGCTCATGAATATCCTTAAAATGCACAGTTTAGAACTCTGCTCTTTGGGTGTGACCGAAATACCGAACAACGACCCCACTTACGAAGAAATTGTTTTCATCGACAAAGCAAAACGTTACTATAAAAAATGTATCGTACATAATGATAAATTGGTTGGAGCAATATTAATCGGTGATAAAAGTGAGTTTTTAGAGTTCCGCAACCTGATCGAAAATAAAATGGAGTTGAGTGAAAAACGGCTTCAATTGTTAAGGAGTGGCAAAACAACCGAACCCATTATTGGCAAAACCGTATGTAGCTGCAACAATGTTGGCGAAGGCAACCTGATCAACAAAATTAAAGATGGCTGTAAAGATCATTTGCAGCTCTGCCAGTTAACTGGTGCCGGAATGGGTTGTGGTAGTTGTAGGCCAGAAGTAAAAGCAATTTTGGATTCGTTTGTAAACGTTTTAAAAACGGAACCTAAGCAGGTTTTAGTAGAGAAATGATAGATTTTCGTGATTCTTCATAAGCGTGTATCATAATACGAATTGTCATCCTGAGCTTGTCGAAGGGCCTTTATTAAATACACTTTGATGTGTTTCGACAAGCTCAACATGACAGAATAAGAAGAGTAAGTTCTCTTTAATGTAAGGTTCAGAGAATAACATTTAAAATTAAACAAAGTGATAAAAGTAAAACTTGGTCCTTCAGAATTTAAAAACCTAAAAGGAATTGAATATTTTAAGTTCGAAGAAGATTTTATTGAAGAAAATGTGCGTTGTATCCCAATGATCGTCCGTTTTAAAATGGATGCAGCCGGAATAAAATTAAAATTGGCAGAATGGAGCAAATTTCATCCAACAGAAAGAATCCAACTGGCTCTACTTCCTGTCTCAACTCAAGAACAAACAGACAAGTATCATCAATTTCTGATTAGCCTGATTACCAAATATACTGGAAACCAGGCTACCACGCTGGCTATTGATCCACTACCAGATTGGGGGAACCTACACCAAATTCCGACAATGCTAAAAGAAAAGGCCACAGAATTACAATTACAACTATCCATAAACCAGTGGTGCAAACTCACTAATATCCAAAGGTTTGCGCTTTTAAAATTATGCCGGCCAGGACACGAAAACAAAAACTTCCCAAAGGCAATAGTAGAATTTGGACTTTTAAATAGCTAAACCATG
The nucleotide sequence above comes from Pedobacter riviphilus. Encoded proteins:
- the cobA gene encoding uroporphyrinogen-III C-methyltransferase, whose amino-acid sequence is MNQKTADFGLFIMGGGPGDPELITMKAFNVLKRADVVLYDNLSNEKLLEIAPKTCKMIYVGKQPYGKYTPQEKINELIVENAQNYQVVVRLKGGDPFIFGRGFEELIYAEARGIKCHYIPGISSVQGAGFIDVPLTHRGISESVWILTGTKKDGSLTNDLKCAMKSSATVVIYMGMKKVGEISKAYCDAGLGDMPAAIIQHATLPNQKQVVCSVKSLQESAEQAELTYPAIIIIGNVVQAKAYANLNQGELLSA
- a CDS encoding MFS transporter, which produces MTLNSITKPLDKLNIFSLKGVQMKTFHITWLTFFFCFFAWFGMAPLMKIAREQLHLTKDQVGNIQIASVSATIIARLLIGRLIDKFGPKLIYTWLLVLCAIPVLLIGTSHSYTSFLLFRLAIGIIGASFVITQFHTSIMFASNIKGTANATAGGFGNAGGGAANLFMPLIASGFTALGFCSTEDSWRYAMIFPGVMLLVCAFLYHRYTLDTPQGDFKDLKDENIKSTKNTFLIAAKDYRTWILTIAYAACFGVEITVDNFAPIFFTDSFGATIAIAGMVAGIFGWINVFARPLGGIVADKIGKTWGFDGKTLLLALLLLIEGIGLIWFAKSGNIGMAIFMMFVFGLSLKMANGATYSLVPFINPLAVGSVAGIVGAGGNIGAMLIAFMFKAKAGHFTKNIIENGHNVQKDLIDYTSAFTFLGFIILGIGIAVFIFRTIMAQKAAEIEDLVLTPSK
- the nirB gene encoding nitrite reductase large subunit NirB, with the protein product MHLSEYFNGKTAEDLSLSTENWYQEQNITLFLNNPVTKIDREQQKVYTANGLDYSYDILVFATGSGAFVPNIPGTEKEGVFVYRTIEDLDLISSYAKKARTASVIGGGLLGLEAAKALIDLGIEKTSIIEFAPRLMPRQIDAAGSDMLKSKLTDLGLQIHLNKNTTSIEGDGSITALKFSDDTVLDVDMLVISAGIKPRDELAKACGIEVGPRGGIVVDQKMQTNDPAVFAIGECALYDGMIYGLIAPGYEMAEVLAANLCEGDKAFTGFDMSTKLKLIGIDVASFGDNFITEPDCRTIIFENKHKGVYKRINVSNDGQYLLGGILIGDATAYNLLLQTSNNRIVLPENPEELILGARGGSEPASGAGITGLPDSALICSCEGVSKGDICSAVADGSCENIDDLKKCTKAGTGCGGCLPMVKDLMTYTLKSQGKYIKNVICEHFNYSRQELFDLIHIHELKSYDEVLDALGKNDGCEVCKPLVSSLLASLWNEMILKKGNDVAQDSNDRFLANIQKGGSYSVVPRVPGGEITPDKLIVIGEVAKKYNLYTKITGGQRIDMFGAHLNDLPIIWEELIAAGFESGHAYGKGLRTVKSCVGSTWCRFGLHDSVSFAIQIEERYRGIRAPHKFKSAVSGCIRECAEAQSKDFGIIATEKGWNLYVCGNGGSKPQHALLLATDLDSETCIKYIDRFLMFYIRTADPLTRTATWLNKMEGGIDYLRNVIINDSLGMATQWENEIEKLIASYKCEWKEAVENPAIRKRFSHFVNAPEDKDPTIEFVEMRGQKRTAEWKTV
- a CDS encoding SDR family oxidoreductase translates to MKTQKTPAKQNKQPGIEVKMNPRPEVIKADYKGAAKLNDKVALITGGDSGIGRSVAVHFAREGANVAIVYLDEDIDAKETQKMVETEGKQCLLIKGDVKKSSFCRKAVETTVKKFGKINILVNNAGMQVPQKDPKKIDDKQLEDTFRTNIFGYFYFAHEVLEYFHAGDTIINTTSVTAYRSSPNLIDYSSTKGAITSFTRSLATNLAKTGIRVNAVAPGPVWTPLIVSTFDEKKIKSFGSETAMERAGQPSELGPSYVFLASDDASFITGQVIHVNGGEVVNG
- a CDS encoding alpha-L-fucosidase, which gives rise to MKKTILSALLMLSLILPGYAQKRLGNETAAQKTKRMEWWTDARFGMFIHWGLYALPARHEWVRNYEHITNENYQKYFDQFNPDLFNPKKWAREAKEAGMKYAVLTTKHHEGFTLFDSKYTDYKATNTQAKRDLVKEFVEAFRAEGIKVGFYYSLIDWHHPDFPVDRYHPLRPDKDDEDQYAALNKNRDIAKYRKYLYDQVTELLTKYGKIDILWADFSYPGKHGKGRDDWGSVELLKQIRKLQPQIIVDNRLDLNDYEDGTDFETPEQVSPKELEKYRGKVWETCQTFSGSWGYHRDENTWKSNRKLLDLLITSVANGGNLLLNVGPTARGEFDNRANIALDSLGLWMHANSKSIYHCTFAPTEFKAPEGVKLTYNNDTKKLYMHLFEYPNTGYITLDGYKDKAKYAQFLHDNSEIQIDTQKSTGNTLVLKLPKKKPDFEIPVIELTLN
- the nirD gene encoding nitrite reductase small subunit NirD yields the protein MNEQSNWLAACRVEDAIENGGVCVKHGEDQIALFYFTRRNEWYATQNECPHKKQMALSRGMIGSTTDEPKVACPFHKKTFSLSTGECLSGDECAIKTYPVKIENGTVYIGTTPKS